The genomic window CGCCGTGTCTTCTGGGGCTTTGAACCTCGCCACATGCGGCCCTCCCAGAACCCGGCCTTTGCCAAACTCTCCGGCAAGCCCATCAACCGCGCGGCGCGCTACTCGGGAAAATATGGCCCCCCGCCGCGTCCCCTGGCCCGCCGCAAGTCTCTGGAAGTGCGCGTCGCAGAAACAGAAGCCGAAGTCCGCGCTGCCCAGCGCCTGCGCTACAAGGTCTTCTATGAAGAGATGTCCGCTCAGGCCAGCCCGCGCATGGCTGCGGAACGACGCGACTTTGATCATTTCGATGCCTTTGCCGACCACCTGCTGGTGATCGACCACTCCCGCATCCCCGAGGACTACTCAGGCCGCGGTGTTCCCGAAGATGCCATCGTCGGCACCTACCGGCTGATGCGCCAGGAAGTGGCAGAGGCTCATGGCGGGTTTTACACCGCCAATGAGTTCGACATCGAGCCATGGGTGACTGCTGCTGGACCCGACACCCGCTTCCTGGAGCTTGGCCGGTCCTGCGTGCATATCGACCATCGCTCGCGGCCGACGCTGGAGCTCATGTGGCATGCCATCATCAGCTATCTGGTGCATTACGAACTCGACATCATGTTTGGCTGCGCAAGCCTTGAGGGCACCAACCCGGATGAGCTCGCGCTGCCCCTGTCCTTCATGCACCACTACTGCCGCGGCGATGTGGAAACCACCCCGCCTGTGCGGGCCCGCGACGAACTGTTCGTCGACATGAACCGCATGCCCAAGGACGACGTCGAAGCCAAAAAAGGCCTGCGGGCCCTGCCGCCTCTCATCAAGGGCTATCTGCGGGCCGGCGCCACCATCGGCGACGGCGCGGTGGTGGATGAGCAGTTCGGCACCACCGACGTGCTCATCGTTTTCCCGGCCAACCAGATCAGCGACCGCTACCGCGACAAGTTCGGCAAGGGCGACATGCGGGACGAAAAGCCTGCGGCGGCGCAAAGCGCCTGATCGTCGCCTAGGTATCGAGGCCGTATGCCGCGATCGCTGCCAGGTTCACGAGATCTGACACCGCGGCACCCATGGGTGCGATCTGTACCGACTTTTCAAGACCAACCAGCAATGGCCCGATGATCGACGCGCCGCCCAGCTCTGACAGCATCTTGGTGGAAATCGAGGCTGAGTGAATGGCCGGCATCACCAGCACATTTGCAGGCTCGGTCAGGCGGCAGAACGGATACATGCTCATGGCATCGCGGTTGAGCGCGACGTCCGCAGACATTTCACCGTCATACTCAAAGTCACGCTGCTTCTGGTCCAGGATCTCCACCGCTTCACGCACCCGTTCGGAGCGTTCGCCCATCGGGTGACCGAATGTGGAGTAGGCCAGCAGGGCCACGCGCGGCTCATAGCCAAGGCGGCGCGCAACATCCGCACTCTCGATGGCAATGTCTGCCAACTCCTGCGCCGTCGGCATATCATGCACATTGGTGTCGGCCACAAGCACGGTGCGCCCGCGGGCAACCACCATGGACATGCCCATGGCCCGCTTGCCCGGCGCATCATCGATGACGCGACGCACATCACCAAGCGCAACGGAGTAAGAGCGCGTCACACCCGTGATAAGCGCGTCCGCATCACCGGCAGAGACCATGGAGGCTGCAAAGATGTTGCGGTCATTGAACACCATGCGCGTACAGTCACGCGCGAGATAGCCGCGCCGCTGCAGCTTGTCATAGAGCGCATCCGCATAGTCCGGCGCTGCATCAGATGTGCGCTGGTTGATGATCTCGATGCCTGCCGCGTCTTCAAGCCCTACATCTTTCATCTGTCCACGGATTATTTCTTCGCGACCCAGCAGGATGGGGGTGCCCAGGCCCTGGTCGCGGAACGCGATGGCCGCGCGCACCACCTTGCTTTCTTCGCCTTCCGCAAACACAACGCGCTTTGGTTCGCGGCGCACACGCTCGACAATAAAGCCAAGCGACGCCGCCGTTGGGTCAAGGCGCACGGTCAGCTCATGGATGTAGCTTTCCATGTCGATGATCGGACGCTGCGCAACACCGGATTCCATGGCCGCTTTTGCAACCGCTGTTGGCACCGTCGTGATGAGACGCGGATCAAACGGCACGGGAATGATGTAGTCCTTGCCGTAGCGCGGACGCATGCCGTGATAGGCGGCAGCCACTTCGTCCGGCACGTCTTCGCGCGCCAGGGTGGCTAGTGCTTCCGCCGCAGCAATCTTCATGGCGTCATTGATGGTGGACGCGCGCACATCCAGTGCACCACGGAAAATGTAAGGGAAGCCCAGAACATTGTTCACCTGGTTGGGATAGTCCGACCGGCCCGTCGCCATGATGACGTCATCGCGCACTTCATGGGCTTCTTCCGGTGTAATCTCCGGGTCCGGGTTGGCCATGGCAAAAATGATCGGGCTGGGGGCCATGGAGGCAACCATGTCCGGCGTCAGGGCGCCTTTGACGGATACGCCAAAGAACGCATCGGCACCGTCCATGGCTTCTTCAAGAGTGCGCTTGTCCGTGGGCGCCGCGTGCGCTGACTTCCACTGGTTCATGCCCTCCTGGCGGCCCTGATAGATCACGCCTTTGGTGTCACACAAAAGCGCGTTTTCGGTTTTGACGCCCATGGCCTTGACGAGCTCGAGGCAGGCAATGCCCGCCGAGCCTGCGCCGTTGACCACAAGCTTCATGTCTTCAAATTTGCGGCCGGTCAGATGGCACGCATTGATCAGGCCAGCGGCTGCGATGATGGCGGTGCCGTGCTGGTCGTCATGGAACACCGGAATGTCCATGAGTTCACGCAGGCGCTCTTCCACCATGAAGCACTCAGGCGCCTTGATGTCTTCCAGGTTGATGCCCCCGAAAGACGGCCCCAGATAGCGCACCGCATTGATGAAGTCGTCCGCGTCGTCTGTGTCGACTTCAAGGTCGATCGAATCCACATCCGCAAACCGCTTGAAAAGAACCGCCTTGCCTTCCATCACCGGCTTGGAGGCGAGCGCCCCCAGGTTGCCCAGGCCCAGAATGGCCGTGCCATTGGAGATCACGGCAACAAGGTTGCCCTTGGCGGTGTAGTCGTAGGCGGTCGCGGGGTTGTCAGCTATGGCGCGCACGGGCGCGGCCACGCCGGGCGAATAGGCCAGCGACAGGTCGCGTTGGCTGGCCATCGGCTTGGTCGGCGTGATTTCTAGCTTGCCCGGACGGCCTTCTGAGTGAAACAGCAGGGCTTCTTCGTCTGTGTAGCGGCGGCGGCCGCCGGAGCCTTCGGTCATGGGTTGGAAGCCTTGTGTTGGAGGCCGCGCCAATGCTGGCAGCGGACGCGGAAATCAGTGTTGTTTGACGCAGGGGCAGCAAAGGATGGGAGCCATCCACACATGTGCCGGGGCAGGTGGTGTAGCCGAGGGGTGAAGCTATAGGCAAGCCCGCCTCACGCCACAAGCGTTACACCCCTCACATCCGGTCAAATATGCGCCGATCCACACGTGACACAGGCTCGCAGTCGGGCTCGCAGTCGGGCCCGCCGCCTGATAGTCTCCGCCGGCTATGACCCCGCCCGTAATCAAAGAAACAGCGCCTGCTGCCCCGCTCAAATCAGAGCCGGTTAAGCAGGGCGTGCCTGCATCAAAGTCCCAAGCCACCCCCCAAGCCACGCCCATGATGGCGCAATATATGGAGATCAAGCAGGCCCATGAGGACTGCGTCCTGTTCTATCGGATGGGCGATTTCTATGAGCTGTTCTTTGACGATGCGGTCAAGGCGTCAGCGGCGCTCGACATTGCGCTGACCAAGCGCGGCAAGCATCTGGGCGCGGATATCCCCATGTGCGGTGTGCCGGTGCATGCAGCAGACGCCTATCTTTCCCGGCTGATCCGCAAGGGGTTCAGGGTCGCGGTCTGTGAACAGACAGAAGATCCTGCAGAAGCCAAGAAACGCGGCTCCAAATCCGTGGTCGCCCGGGCCGTGGTGCGGATCGTCACGCCGGGCACGCTGACGGAAGACGCCCTGCTGGATGCCCGTGATACAAATCTGCTGGCAGCCCTGGCCCGGGTGCGGGCGGATGGCAGCCAGACACTGGGTTTGGCCTATGCGGATGTCTCCACCGGCTCCTTCCATGTGGAGGCGGTTGAAGCCAATGCCCTGGCGGCAGCGCTGGCCCGCCTGAGCCCCAGCGAACTTGTGATGCATGACGGGCTGCTGGCCGACGAGCTTATCGCCGACGCCATTCAGGGCGTGGGAACGCCGCTGACGCCCCTGCGCGCCTCGGCCTTTGACAGCGACAATGCCCGCCGCCGCCTTGAAACGCTGTTCGGCGTCAAAGCCCTTGATGGTTTTGGTGACTTCAGCCGGGCGGAAATCGCCGCTGCCGGTGCGCTGGTGGACTATGTGACGCTGACACAGGCAGGCGCGGCACCCGCCCTGTCGCCTCCCAAAACCACCAGCGAGCAGGGGTTGATGGCGATTGATGCCGCCACCCGCCAGAGCCTCGAGCTGACCCGCGGGCCTGAGGGTGGCCGCGACGGCAGCCTTCTTGCCATCATGGATGCAACTGTGACAGCCGCAGGCGCGCGCGCCCTCAAGCAGCGTGTGGCCGCGCCTCTCGCAGACCCGGCCCCAATCAACAAGCGCCTGGCGGCTGTGACGCTGTTTGCCGAGCAGACCCGGCTGCGGGGCGATATGCGCGACTGCCTGCGCGGCGTGCCTGATCTGGAGCGCGCCTTGTCCCGGCTGGCCCTGGGCCGTGGTGGCCCGCGTGATCTGGGCGCGGTGGCTGCCGCCATCAAGGGCGGCGCGGACGTTGCCGCATTGCTGGACCCACAGGCGGGCAGGGCGCCCGACTTTCCGCCCCTGCCCGAAGATGTCAGCGCGGCGGCAACGCGTCTGGAGACAACCCGGACCGGATCAGCCTCGGCGCTGGGCGTCCTGCTGGGCCGGGCGCTGGTCGAGGAGCCGCCCCTGCTGGTCCGTG from Candidatus Phaeomarinobacter ectocarpi includes these protein-coding regions:
- a CDS encoding GNAT family N-acetyltransferase, encoding MFKQLAVAGLRRGFGAVKALRSRYTRRRRMRTRSLLRLTRGFVARSRYGHQLGMSLHARTPQHARTPKTRRVFWGFEPRHMRPSQNPAFAKLSGKPINRAARYSGKYGPPPRPLARRKSLEVRVAETEAEVRAAQRLRYKVFYEEMSAQASPRMAAERRDFDHFDAFADHLLVIDHSRIPEDYSGRGVPEDAIVGTYRLMRQEVAEAHGGFYTANEFDIEPWVTAAGPDTRFLELGRSCVHIDHRSRPTLELMWHAIISYLVHYELDIMFGCASLEGTNPDELALPLSFMHHYCRGDVETTPPVRARDELFVDMNRMPKDDVEAKKGLRALPPLIKGYLRAGATIGDGAVVDEQFGTTDVLIVFPANQISDRYRDKFGKGDMRDEKPAAAQSA
- a CDS encoding NADP-dependent malic enzyme, which encodes MTEGSGGRRRYTDEEALLFHSEGRPGKLEITPTKPMASQRDLSLAYSPGVAAPVRAIADNPATAYDYTAKGNLVAVISNGTAILGLGNLGALASKPVMEGKAVLFKRFADVDSIDLEVDTDDADDFINAVRYLGPSFGGINLEDIKAPECFMVEERLRELMDIPVFHDDQHGTAIIAAAGLINACHLTGRKFEDMKLVVNGAGSAGIACLELVKAMGVKTENALLCDTKGVIYQGRQEGMNQWKSAHAAPTDKRTLEEAMDGADAFFGVSVKGALTPDMVASMAPSPIIFAMANPDPEITPEEAHEVRDDVIMATGRSDYPNQVNNVLGFPYIFRGALDVRASTINDAMKIAAAEALATLAREDVPDEVAAAYHGMRPRYGKDYIIPVPFDPRLITTVPTAVAKAAMESGVAQRPIIDMESYIHELTVRLDPTAASLGFIVERVRREPKRVVFAEGEESKVVRAAIAFRDQGLGTPILLGREEIIRGQMKDVGLEDAAGIEIINQRTSDAAPDYADALYDKLQRRGYLARDCTRMVFNDRNIFAASMVSAGDADALITGVTRSYSVALGDVRRVIDDAPGKRAMGMSMVVARGRTVLVADTNVHDMPTAQELADIAIESADVARRLGYEPRVALLAYSTFGHPMGERSERVREAVEILDQKQRDFEYDGEMSADVALNRDAMSMYPFCRLTEPANVLVMPAIHSASISTKMLSELGGASIIGPLLVGLEKSVQIAPMGAAVSDLVNLAAIAAYGLDT
- the mutS gene encoding DNA mismatch repair protein MutS, giving the protein MTPPVIKETAPAAPLKSEPVKQGVPASKSQATPQATPMMAQYMEIKQAHEDCVLFYRMGDFYELFFDDAVKASAALDIALTKRGKHLGADIPMCGVPVHAADAYLSRLIRKGFRVAVCEQTEDPAEAKKRGSKSVVARAVVRIVTPGTLTEDALLDARDTNLLAALARVRADGSQTLGLAYADVSTGSFHVEAVEANALAAALARLSPSELVMHDGLLADELIADAIQGVGTPLTPLRASAFDSDNARRRLETLFGVKALDGFGDFSRAEIAAAGALVDYVTLTQAGAAPALSPPKTTSEQGLMAIDAATRQSLELTRGPEGGRDGSLLAIMDATVTAAGARALKQRVAAPLADPAPINKRLAAVTLFAEQTRLRGDMRDCLRGVPDLERALSRLALGRGGPRDLGAVAAAIKGGADVAALLDPQAGRAPDFPPLPEDVSAAATRLETTRTGSASALGVLLGRALVEEPPLLVRDGGFIAPGYDADLDELISLRDGSRKVIAGLEAQYRDQTGIKTLKVRHNNVLGYFIEVSATQADRMMDGELQETFRHRQTLANAMRFSTVELAELDAKVSRAGDGAIGREKELFDQLAAEIKAIPDLPDIASALAELDVAAALADAAQGNNWARPKIDNSLAFHIDAGRHPVVEAALKRQGNGAFIPNDCNLSGEGAIDEKTGEPARPVWLLTGPNMAGKSTFLRQNALIAVMAQAGSFVPAAAAHIGVVDRLFSRVGASDDLARGRSTFMVEMVETAAILNRATDKSLVILDEIGRGTATYDGLSIAWATLEHLHEVNRARTLFATHYHELTALTSTLDRLANATMRVAEHGQDIVFLHEVAPGAADRSYGIHVARLAGLPDAALSRAEEVLKALEEGDTGGASKGDLAADLPLFAAAPRPKSAGHAPSGPDPIRDALSEAAPDEMTPRDALDLIYALRRKLSDD